The DNA segment GCGGTGTTTCCCTGCCTGTAATTGACTCCCAATCTCAAATATTTGTGCTGTCCCCAGACTGTTTTCCATTCCAATCTGGACATCATCCAACCATACTGTCGTTTCCCAATGGCTTCTTTCGATAAAGAGCTGTATAGATTTGTTTTTCCAGGAACCGGGGATATTCACTGTTTTCTGGTACCAGGCGGCACCTTTGTAATACTTTTCCGGTTGCAGCCAGAAGGGAATTTTAACATTCCCTGGTTGTCTGTATTTCGCATATTCACTCTTGGTAAACCAGGATTTATCAAGGATCTCACCCGTCCATGGTGTATTTACAGTAATTTCATTGCCCTTTCCATTCGTAGTCATTGATCCCGGAAGCTTTATTTGCTCCTTTAACTGCAGATTGTACCATTTGTCGGCAATTCCTTGATCAAGCGAGTCGATTTGAAAAGCCCAGATTCCGGAAAGGTTAATATGTGAATCATTTTTATACTGTGCGGCGGCTGTAAACACGAACAGAGCCCCTATTAAAAGTGACTGAATTAATTGTGCAAGGAATTTTTTCATACATCTGGTTGGTTGGCAATACAACAAACTTATTAATGACAAGCACTTTGCACAATAGACAATCTTATGCAAAGGATGGACTTTCTCATTAACCACAGCAAACAAATAGTCGGATTTGTACAAGAAAAAGTCCAGTTAAGTCAAATTTTTATGCGGTTTGCTTTCGTACATTTGATTTCAACCAAATTATCCGAATGAAAAAAATATTTATCAGCGTCCTCTCCGGCGCAATATTTTATTTAAATGTACATGCACAAAAAAGTGCGATCACCCTACAAAATACAATTCCGGTAACAGCAAATGACACCAAAGCCTCGATTATCGCAAAAGCGGTCCATGTAGTACCCACCGCTAATCAGCTTGCTGCCTTAAAAAACGAGTTTATTGCCTTTATACATTTTGGGCCTAATACTTTTACCCGCATGGAATGGGGAAATGGCAAGGAGGATCCAAAAATATTCGATTTAAAGGAATTGCACACCGATCAGTGGTGCCAATCGATGAAATCAGCAGGGATGAAAATGGTCATCCTGACCGCAAAACACCATGACGGATTTGTACTTTGGCAAAGCCGCTATACCAGTCATGGGATAATGTCGACAGGTTTTCAGCATGGTAAAGGAGATATTGTGAAAGCGCTATCCGCTTCCTGTAAAAAATATGGTTTAAAATTAGGTATTTACCTGTCTCCAGCAGATCTCTTCCAGATTGAGAGTCCCAGCGGCTTATACGGTAATTTAAGTGAAGTTAACAAACGTACCATTCCAAGAATGGTTGCTGGCAGGCCCTTTGCCAACAAAACCAAATTTGAGTTTGAGGTAGATGACTATAATGAGTATTTTCTTAACCAGCTCTTTGAACTCTTAACAGAATATGGTCCGATTGATGAAGTCTGGTTTGATGGCGCTCACCCGAAAACAAAAGGTGGTCAGAAATACAACTATGCTGCCTGGAAAAAACTAATTCATACTTTGGCACCTAAGGCGGTTATTTTTGGCAAAGAAGATATCCGTTGGTGCGGTAATGAAGCTGGTAGAACGCGAAATACGGAATGGAATATTATTCCCTATCCTGAAAACCCCAATACTGCAACCGATTTTCCGGACTTAACCGAGGAATCCCTGGGCACCAGAAATGAGTTGTATAAAGGAAAATATTTACATTATCAGCAGGCGGAAACAAATACGTCCATACGCGAAGGCTGGTTTTACCGGGATGATGAACGACAAAAAGTACGCAGTACCGATGATGTTTTTGACATTTACGAAAGAGCTGTTGGCGGCAATTCTACCTTCTTACTCAACATTCCGCCAAACCGGGAAGGCAAATTCTCTCCGGAGGATGTAAAAGTCCTGACCGAAGTAGGTAAACGCATTCAGGAAACTTATGGTAAAAATTTGTTCGCTGCTGCAAAAGGTCCAAAACAAATTCTGGATAAAAACTTAAATACCTACCTGTTGCTCACAAAGCCAGAAAACAGTATAGAAATTGCGACCGGTAGCCCCGTTACCATCAACAGAATTGTTATACAGGAGGCCATTGCCACTCATAGTGAACGGGTGGAAGAACATATCCTTGAAGCCTGGCTTGAAAATAAGTGGCAGAAAATTGCTGCTGCAACGAATATTGGATATAAGCGCATATTGCGTTTCCCAGAAGTAACCGCTTCAAGATTCAGACTAAAAGTATTGTCATCCAGGGCCACTCCTGCAATTGCAACAATTGAGGGACATTATTACCGGTCAAAACCACCTCAACTTCAATTCGACAGAGACCTAAACGGTCTTGTGACCATATCGCCAAAAAAACATGAATTTGGATGGAACCCACATGGACAGGATGCTACAGGAAACCTGAGTACCGGTACTCAAATTTATTACACGACCAACGGTACAGCACCCTCTTCCGCTTCAAAAAAATACACCGCCCCTATCCTGGTCCTTAATGCTGAGCTTAAAGCCATCGCCATTGCCAATCATGATAAAGGAAGTGTTGCCAAAGAAACATTTGGCCTGCTACAGAAAAACTGGAAACTATTGACTGCGGGGAGCGAATCAAATAAAGGAACCATGGCTTTTGATGCAAATAAAGAGACTTATTGGCAAGCGGAATTTAACGATGATGCACATCCGATGGCTATAGATTTAGGTGCCGTACACAAATTAACAGCCTTCATTTATACGCCTCCCAAAGCTTTTTTTGATGGCATGATTGAAAAGGGAATCATCCAGATCAGCAAGGATGGTAAAAACTGGGAGGATATAGAAAGTTTCGAATTTGGCAATCTGATTAACGATCCAACCGCCAGAACACACTATTTTAAAAATGAAATATCAACCAGATATGTGAAACTTAAACCCATAGCAATTGCTGGAAATAAAAAGTCAACAGCAATTGCAGAACTGGATTTTTTGGAAAAATAACCAACAAAAAGCCCCATTGACATGGGGCTTTTTGTTGGTTTTATTCTTCGTAGACATCCACCGTGAGGCCATATACCTGATCAGGTCCACTGTCCATTTCGACCGTGCAAATCACGTCGTACATGCCACGTTTAGAGAACGTGATGTCAATTGCGGTATCCCAGGCCGGCCAGATCAATGCACCGCCGCTTGGTCCTACAACCGACCAGGTATAAGAAATTGCTCCGGGAATCTCATCGATGTAATAACCATAAGAATCACCGTTATTATATACCGGAGTACTGGGAGAGTTTGCTTTTACCTGCGCATGGATACTGGTACAGACAAAAGACAGGAAAAGAATAAATAGTAACTTTTTCATAGTTGCTGGGTTTAATTTTCCTTAAAGCTAACTTTTACCGTACTTTTTGAAGTCATGCAAATTGGCCGAATAATCAGTGATCTTACCCTGCAAGATGCCTTGTCCTGATATTGGTTAAAACCAGACATCCTCTAAGACTTTGCATAGCAGAAAAGAGGCTGAAAATTATTTAATTGCATTCAAAATTCCTTTTACCCAAAATTCAGCTAAGGCTTTAGACCCTTCCGCGTTGGGATGCAAATAAAAAGTACCATGCTTGCCCTCCTCGGCTTTAAACAATTGTTTAGGGTTCTTTTGAAAGAAACTGAACACCGCTTTGTTGCCTAAATAAACCTGGTTTGGATGACTAATTTTATGCGCCGCAGATATGGCTTCGATTTCTGAGAAGTAACTGCTTAACCGATCAAGTCCTTCCTGCATGTATCCCGCGTTATTGTGGGTATTTGGACTGTACCAAAGCGGATATTGGAGCACAAATTTGGCATCAGGGTATTTTTTAATCAAAGCGTTGATTAGGGCATTCAAATTGTCTTTATACTGAGTCGCCTGAACAGGGGAACCGTTTGGTCCAAACATGGCACTATCATTTGTGCCCAGCATGATAGAGAACAACAAAGTGGCTGTTTTATCTTGTGCAAAGATATCGGCTGCCTCCACTACTTTTGGAAAATCAATATTGTTCGTTGGCAGAAAATCTACGGTGGTGTGTCCGCTAAACCCTTTATTACTAAAATTCAGGGAGCTAATGTCTTTACGATGTCTCAACAACTCCGCCACATAGATTGGTGTAGCTTCAGTTTTTGGATCGGGTAAAGCGCCACCCTCGGTAATGCTATCGCCAATAAAAACAATATTTAGTTTTTGTGCTTTTTTTCCTGAGAAAGAAGTCAGCACAAAGAACAACAGCAAACAGGTGTAATTAGCGATATTTTTCATCATTTTTAAAGGTTGATCAATTTGAATTAGGAAAATCTAATATAAGACTAATAAGGGATAAGAAAACTTCCAATCCCCCAACTCACCAATCAAAAGGAAGGTAAACGCAATTGAAGCCGTTATACTGGAGTAAAATGATAATGTCTTCCACATCGAAGACATCTCCCTCCACCCGGAGAATTCTATCTTCATCCTCCTTATCAACCGAAACGGTGAATCCTTGATATGCTCCTGATAACAGTTCAATGATTTTCATCGCATCTGTAGGGAATTCCGCATTTGTTTTAAAAACTGCAACCATATTTTTTTGTTTATCGTTTCTTTCCAAAAAAGGAAAATGGGTTAAAGGAAACACCTACATTGAAGTAGAATGACGGATCTGGTTTGATTTCATATACAGGATCTCCAAACGAACTTTCCTTCTTAAAAATTCTACCGTTGGGGCTTAATTTCATTCCCGACTTTGCAGTCAGCATCAGGTACTTCCCTATCGCATGTTCATAGACCATTCCCGGGTTGATGTCCAGTTGCCGGTATTCATATTTTTGCCGGGTACCGTCTAAATTGTACATATAAAAATTCGTTTGATCGAGTTCCATACCTACAGACAATCTGCCATTCCGCTTGAAAACGAATTTTCTGAGGTACATGCTTCTGGGCAATACGATATCTGCAATCAGTCCATTATCAAATTTATGCTCATAAGAGAATGTGGGGATGGCGGGAATCTG comes from the Pedobacter sp. FW305-3-2-15-E-R2A2 genome and includes:
- a CDS encoding alpha-L-fucosidase, which encodes MKKIFISVLSGAIFYLNVHAQKSAITLQNTIPVTANDTKASIIAKAVHVVPTANQLAALKNEFIAFIHFGPNTFTRMEWGNGKEDPKIFDLKELHTDQWCQSMKSAGMKMVILTAKHHDGFVLWQSRYTSHGIMSTGFQHGKGDIVKALSASCKKYGLKLGIYLSPADLFQIESPSGLYGNLSEVNKRTIPRMVAGRPFANKTKFEFEVDDYNEYFLNQLFELLTEYGPIDEVWFDGAHPKTKGGQKYNYAAWKKLIHTLAPKAVIFGKEDIRWCGNEAGRTRNTEWNIIPYPENPNTATDFPDLTEESLGTRNELYKGKYLHYQQAETNTSIREGWFYRDDERQKVRSTDDVFDIYERAVGGNSTFLLNIPPNREGKFSPEDVKVLTEVGKRIQETYGKNLFAAAKGPKQILDKNLNTYLLLTKPENSIEIATGSPVTINRIVIQEAIATHSERVEEHILEAWLENKWQKIAAATNIGYKRILRFPEVTASRFRLKVLSSRATPAIATIEGHYYRSKPPQLQFDRDLNGLVTISPKKHEFGWNPHGQDATGNLSTGTQIYYTTNGTAPSSASKKYTAPILVLNAELKAIAIANHDKGSVAKETFGLLQKNWKLLTAGSESNKGTMAFDANKETYWQAEFNDDAHPMAIDLGAVHKLTAFIYTPPKAFFDGMIEKGIIQISKDGKNWEDIESFEFGNLINDPTARTHYFKNEISTRYVKLKPIAIAGNKKSTAIAELDFLEK
- a CDS encoding GDSL-type esterase/lipase family protein gives rise to the protein MMKNIANYTCLLLFFVLTSFSGKKAQKLNIVFIGDSITEGGALPDPKTEATPIYVAELLRHRKDISSLNFSNKGFSGHTTVDFLPTNNIDFPKVVEAADIFAQDKTATLLFSIMLGTNDSAMFGPNGSPVQATQYKDNLNALINALIKKYPDAKFVLQYPLWYSPNTHNNAGYMQEGLDRLSSYFSEIEAISAAHKISHPNQVYLGNKAVFSFFQKNPKQLFKAEEGKHGTFYLHPNAEGSKALAEFWVKGILNAIK